Genomic window (Desulforapulum autotrophicum HRM2):
TCTTCAGTTGTCATTTCAGCAAGGGGAATCCCCAGGGCTGCGCCCAGGAAAAGGGGATAGGTAACGGCCAAAATATTTTTATTTGAAAGGATATGGGCGGCTTCTTTCCCCTGGTACTGGATCTGGCAATGGGTACAGGCCGTGCAGATATAGGCAGCGCCTTCCCGGCGGGCAGTTTCTGCCTTATGGGTGATCATTTTCAGGGCCAGCGCTTCATTGTCCCTGGCCACGGGGCTGCCGCAGCACTCTGTTTCAAGTGACCAGTCAATGGCCCCAAGGCCCGTGATATTCACCAGGGCCTTGAATATTCTGGGGGCAGCAGGATTGTCAAACCCGGTGACGGAAAATGGCCGCAGGGCATGACATCCATGCTGGAGGGCTATTTTTTCAGGCGCCAGGCGCCTTGTGATCTTTTCCTTCAGGGTGCCGATCCCAATGTCATGGTACAAAAATGAAAGCAGATGTTTGACTTCGGGAGGTTTTCCCGGGGGGCCACCCGGCGAACCGGTGTAAAAAAGGCCTTGGTCTGCCAGTATCCGGTCAATTTTATCCCGGAGCGCCGTTCTGTTTTCGTACCAGTACAACGCATATTTAAGCTGGCCAAAGCAGCATTTGCAGGGCGTCATAATGTCCAGCCCATAGCTCTCTGCCAGGGCCAGGTTCTTTATGGCTGAAAAAACACTCACTTCAAGGTCCTTTCCCCGGGACGGGTTGCCGCAGCAGTTAAACGGCAGCCGGACAAGGGTCACCCCCAGTGCGGCCATGACTGCCTCCACGGACCGTCCATAGGACTTGAGATTAAAGGTGATTTGACACCCGGGAAAATAGGCCACTCTCATTTGTCAGCCCCCTGGAAGGTTAATTTAGACAACTTAATTTGCTCTGCCCTGTTTTGCCCCTGGGCGCGAAGTTCAAGAAGGATATCCGTGATCCGTATGCCCTGGGGACATAATTCCTGGCAGGCATAACAGGTGAGGCAATTCCAGACCATGGGGGATGCTGTGGCCATCTCTTTTTTTCCCAGTCGTAACAGGTTCATCACCTGGTGGGGACCCAGGTCGGTTCCCCCAGGGTCGTAGGCCACCACGGGACATGCATTGGTGCAGATGGTACACTGGACGCAATTTTCAAAGGATTCCACCTGGTCGGCCAGACCGGGAAGGCAAGCCATCGCGCCCGGTTCCTGTGAAGGGCGGGCTTGCCCTGTCCACTGGTCAAGGGATGTGTCAAACACCTGGGTATAATTGTCCGGGCAGCCCAGGCCTTCCATCAGAAAATCAGCCGATTCCCACACCCGAACCAGGTCAATACCTGCGGGGCAGATATCCCCGCACCGGCCGCACCGGGTACAATCATCATTTCCCGAACGTAGAAGGACAGCAGCACGGGGATCCTTGAGCCCTTTTTCCGCCATGGTCCTGATGGCCTCAATTTTCACATGGGGCAGAATTCCAGCATTTCCCGTGATCTGAAAATTCGGATACACATTGCAGACCTGTGAACAAAATCCGCAGTTTGTGCAGGCCATCAGGCTGAAAAAATCCAGCACTCCCCGTTCTTGTTCCAGGGATTGGGGCGTGACCCGCTTCCGGGTGCTTGCCACGGGAATGGCGATGATGTGAAACAGTCGGGAAAAAGGAAGCAGGGCCAGTATAATAAGGAAGATCCCATAGTGGAGCCAGTACAGGATATTGTCTGCCCGGAACCTGGCCAATGGATTGCCAAGACCCTTAACGCCCTCTGCAAGGGGGGTTGAGACAAAGGCGCTGTCGGGTCTGTCATGGCAATCCATGCAAAATTCCCGGTTCAAGTCTCTACCCGTTTCAAAATCCCTTGCCCTGGGGGTCGTGTCTTTCACCTTCAGGTGATAACTCTGGATCCAGAACCCCCTCAACGCCATGAGCCCGTTTTCTTCATCCAGGTCGGAATAGGCGGATACCATTTCGTCAAACCGGGGTTCAGAAATGATCCTGAAGGCTTCGAGCAGAAACCCGGACCCCACAAGGCCCAGGATCAGCAGGATGGAGACGAGCCACTGAAATTGATGGGTCGTGTTTTGATTGCCCTGTTGTCCATTGATTCCAGGTCCGTTTATGCTTGAACCCTTTATGCGGGATCTGTTTATCGTGGGTCTGGCTGGCCTGAACCGGTTCAGCCGGCGAACCAGAAAAACGATAGATCCCAGGCCAACAAGGGCACCTGCGATGTTTCTCAGGAACCGGAAGGGTGCAATCCCCGGCTGATACCAATAGAAAAGACCCGAGGTCACATCATCCAGGGCATGGACGACCAGGAGATAGCCAAACCCGGAAATGACCAAAAAATGAACCAGCCACCGCTGTTTTCCGACCTTGAACAATTTTGTCTGGAACAGGGTATTTAAAACCCCCCCCGGGATATTGAGACCCAATTTCGTCTTTGCCTGAAACCGACTGCCCTTTTCAAAAGACCGGCTTTTTCCTGCAATGGACCTGAAACGATAAACAAGACCTGCCAGAGAAATGATCAGTGCAATAGATAAGAGGATTCGAAATATCATGATCCTGCCCCTGTGTTTTCCCGGTAAAAAGCATCCACTGCGGTACAGGCTGAGACCAGGGAAACCCCGGCCCCGGATTTGAGCCGCACCCAGTCGTTGTGGGCCAGAATACTGCCAGCAGCGTAAAGATGGGGTAACACGGGCTGGGCCTTGGAATTGAGGGGCCTGAATCCCGGGTCTGTTTCAACACCTGCCTGATTGATTTGATGACCCTGGCGGGACAAAAAATCGGTTCCGTGCCAGAGGTTGCGCATTACCGGCTGGTGCACGTTCAGGTTAAACACCGGCTCCACAATCCGGTCCCGGCGGGCGTGGAGGCCGTTACCCAGAAATCTTCCCGTGGCAAGCACCACGCCCCTGGCAGATATGGGCAGGTTCTGGCTGTCGGTGACACCTAGGCAGGTAAATTTTTTGCCTTTAAATACAGGATCCTTGATCATGGTATTGCTCAAGAATGTCACGCCCGATTGGGCCAGGAATCGATCAAAGGCATTTTTTAGGCGCAACCCGGGAATGGAGGGGGGAATACCCGGGATTTCAAACAGATCCAATCCGATTCTTTTTTCCAGTTTTTCCTGGAGGCCAAGACTGTCGTTAATACCGCAGACAGCAGGCATACCCGCAATATCTGCTTGATCTGAAAAGGCAATCACCTGGTCAACAAAAGCATCCTGTACCCGGGGGTCTTCAAATCGTTGGGCCAGGACAAGGG
Coding sequences:
- a CDS encoding CoB--CoM heterodisulfide reductase iron-sulfur subunit B family protein, with translation MRVAYFPGCQITFNLKSYGRSVEAVMAALGVTLVRLPFNCCGNPSRGKDLEVSVFSAIKNLALAESYGLDIMTPCKCCFGQLKYALYWYENRTALRDKIDRILADQGLFYTGSPGGPPGKPPEVKHLLSFLYHDIGIGTLKEKITRRLAPEKIALQHGCHALRPFSVTGFDNPAAPRIFKALVNITGLGAIDWSLETECCGSPVARDNEALALKMITHKAETARREGAAYICTACTHCQIQYQGKEAAHILSNKNILAVTYPLFLGAALGIPLAEMTTEDSIPPEFKYLG
- a CDS encoding 4Fe-4S dicluster domain-containing protein; translated protein: MIFRILLSIALIISLAGLVYRFRSIAGKSRSFEKGSRFQAKTKLGLNIPGGVLNTLFQTKLFKVGKQRWLVHFLVISGFGYLLVVHALDDVTSGLFYWYQPGIAPFRFLRNIAGALVGLGSIVFLVRRLNRFRPARPTINRSRIKGSSINGPGINGQQGNQNTTHQFQWLVSILLILGLVGSGFLLEAFRIISEPRFDEMVSAYSDLDEENGLMALRGFWIQSYHLKVKDTTPRARDFETGRDLNREFCMDCHDRPDSAFVSTPLAEGVKGLGNPLARFRADNILYWLHYGIFLIILALLPFSRLFHIIAIPVASTRKRVTPQSLEQERGVLDFFSLMACTNCGFCSQVCNVYPNFQITGNAGILPHVKIEAIRTMAEKGLKDPRAAVLLRSGNDDCTRCGRCGDICPAGIDLVRVWESADFLMEGLGCPDNYTQVFDTSLDQWTGQARPSQEPGAMACLPGLADQVESFENCVQCTICTNACPVVAYDPGGTDLGPHQVMNLLRLGKKEMATASPMVWNCLTCYACQELCPQGIRITDILLELRAQGQNRAEQIKLSKLTFQGADK
- the glpB gene encoding glycerol-3-phosphate dehydrogenase subunit GlpB → MTEPRNMDCDLLVIGAGFAGMVAAARAAHLGLTTVLAGNSGGLILVSGLMDYLGVYPMDARGALEDPAQGLAWLQANDSAHPYGGSRHGQIVQYFGFLKAVLGKAGLAYHLSSGRNLPVLTALGTMKPSFMVPRTMEKGTRLLGEQKRLLVIDIKGLLGFSARQVAAKLKNRLAHVIPLSIELPGVNTSVPPLVLAQRFEDPRVQDAFVDQVIAFSDQADIAGMPAVCGINDSLGLQEKLEKRIGLDLFEIPGIPPSIPGLRLKNAFDRFLAQSGVTFLSNTMIKDPVFKGKKFTCLGVTDSQNLPISARGVVLATGRFLGNGLHARRDRIVEPVFNLNVHQPVMRNLWHGTDFLSRQGHQINQAGVETDPGFRPLNSKAQPVLPHLYAAGSILAHNDWVRLKSGAGVSLVSACTAVDAFYRENTGAGS